TAGGAGGAACTGTAGCTGGGATGAGGTTGCTAGAAGGATTGAGATCATTCTATCTGATATGATCGAGAGAAGAACAGAATGATAGAATGTGGAGAGTGTAGATCTGTGTAATAGATGGTAGAGAAAATATTTCTTTCAACTCTATCTCATAATATCACGGCTATGAATTCTCATTGTTGATAATAGAGATCTTCTGTTTCTAGGGAAAGAATTTAAGAGTTGAACGCTCTATATTACAGATTGTTTGATGGGTTTGGGTGATATTGATGAAGTACTCTGAGAAAGCTGTAGAGGTCTACCTCTCTACCGGGACTAGATTTCCTCGTAGGATTATATGGGCTATGGGTTTGATTAAATATGCTGCTGCTAAGGCTAATACAGAGCTAGGTCTTCTCGATAGAGAGATTGGAGAGGCTATTATGAAAGCATCTCTAGAGCTTTCTGAGGGTAGATATGATGATCTTGTTGTTGTAGATGTTTTTCAAACCGGCTCGGGTACAGGGCTTAACATGAATGTTAACGAGATCATAGCTTTGAAAGCTTCAGAGTTAAGTGGTTTAAAGGTTCATCCTAATGACCATGTTAATATGGGTCAGTCATCTAATGATGTAGTTCCCAGCGCTGTGAGGATCTCTGCTCTAGCTGAGGTTAGAGATGTTCTCATACCTTCTCTAGAGAGATTTATAGAGTCTCTCAATACTCTGGCTTCTAAAACCGATGATGTTGTAAAACCTGGGAGAACTCATTTGAGAGATGCTCTTCCTGTGACAATGGGTCAGGAGTTTTCTGCGTATTCTAATGCTTTCACTCTTGATCTAGATCTTCTCAAAAGATCTCTTGAGATAATCAGAGAAATTCCTATAGGAGGTACTGCTGTTGGAACTGGCTTGAATGCTCATCCGAGACTTGGACAGATGATCGTTGAAGAGATAAATAGGGTTGCAGGATTAAACCTGGTTGTAGCCTCAAGCAGGTTTAGAGCTATGAGACTTCTAACAGATCTTATTTCTCTGAGTGGCGTTATGAGAGTTCTAGCTCTGGATCTCATGAGATTATGTCAGGATATAAGATTAATGTTCTCAGGACCTTTCACAGGGATTGGAGAGATCGATATTCCTCAGGAGATTCCTGGAAGCAGTATAATGCCTGGGAAGACTAATCCTGTGACTGTAGAAGCATCAATGCTTGCAGCGGCACAAGTGATAGGTTTGGATCATTCTAACACGATGGCGGGATCTCTAGGAGAATTCGAGCTCAGCATGGGGATACCTCTCATAGGCTATAACATAGTTATGCAGATCAGACTACTTTCAGAAGCCTTCAATAAAATGAGAGATCATGTGATCAGCAGGATAGAGCCTAATAGAGAGAGAGCTAGAGAACTTGCTGAAAGAAGTCCCGCGCTGGTGACTATAATATCGCCTGTGATAGGATATGATAAAGCTTCTGAGATAGCTAGAGCTGTCTCAAGAGGATTATCTATTAGAGAAGCACTGAAGAATCTTGGATATAGTGATGAAGAGATAAGCAGGATACTAGATCTGAGAAGACTTGTAAGACCTGGGATACCTGCTAGAGAGTATTAGGGAGAGGATATGAATAAGAGTTCGAATGAAGATCTAGAGGTCTATATAGAGTGCCGGCAGAGAGAATTAGAGAAGATACTTAGAAATCCTCCTAGAATAGCGGGAGATGTGGAGACTATTATTAGAAGAGGTAGATTCAGAGAAGAATATGATCTTTTATTTATGAAGAGTGGTAGAAGGGTTTTTGCTGTAAAGATATTCTGCGGGAGAGATGGCTTCAGAGCGTGGGCAGAGATCTATGGAGTTGATCCCGGGATCTTCCTTGAGATAGAGGATTCAATATATGAGATATTATCAAACGCTCTAGGACCTGGAGAAGATCTATATGTAGAATACATATGGGATGAGGAAAGCATGAGACTCATAGATCTGGGAGCTCCTCCTCAGGTGACGAGAATAGGCTTTAACCTTCTTAAGAGAGGGTTTACATGGTTTAAAACATGGTACTATCCAGAAGGATTTATGGAGGGTAGTATAAAGATACAGGCTGAAAAACCGATCTCGGAGGTCAGAAGATTAGAACATGTGAGAGAGATATGTAGAGAGGTTAGAGAATTCACATCTCTCTGGAGCTTCTCAAGAGACCCTCTCATACTAAGAGCTCTGGATAGAGCTAGAGTAATAGATGAGATACTTAGATGCTCCTCACCAACCTAAGGCTTACATGAAAAGTCTTATGAGATCTTCGAATGATTCTCTTCTTCTAGTAAGTCTAATTCTTCCGCCATAGATCACTATTTCAGCAGGTTTAGGTCTCATATTATAGTTGGAAGCCATCGAATAACCATAAGCTCCTGTGTTGAGCACAGCTAGTATATCTCCTTCTTCTATTCTAGGAAGAGGTCTTCTAAGACCTATCACATCTCCGCTCTCGCATATATTCCCGACAATATCAGCGATCATCTCCGGAGGTTCTCCAGCTCTTGATATAGATATGATCTCGTGATAAGAGCCGTAGAGAGCCGGTCTTATCAGATGATTCATTCCCGAGTCAACGCCTACAAATATTCTCAAACCTCCGTTCTCCTCGATCTTCTTCACATCTATAACTCTCACGAGAAGAACACCTGCTTCAGCTGTTAGAAATCTTCCGGGTTCTATTCTTAGTTTGAGAACTCCATCTCCTAATCCTGATTCTATGAGCATTCTGGAGATAGTAGATCCTAGAAGCTTGATGTCTAGAGGTTTTTCATCAGATCTATAGGGTACTCCAAATCCTCCTCCTATATCTATGAAATCTAGATCTCTGAATCTAGAGGCTATCTCTAGAAGCTTTCTCATAGCAGATGTGTAGGGTTCTATGCTCATTACT
This sequence is a window from Sulfolobales archaeon. Protein-coding genes within it:
- the lysA gene encoding diaminopimelate decarboxylase encodes the protein MIEIRGSKLYIGGFYAGELAERFGTPLYVYDAEVIERNYRILVESFEYKPLEILYSVKANNNIEILRIIRDLGGGLDVVSPFEALLGVRLGFSSDKILFTGSSVSDEEMRFVRGDLGIMINIDSLSQLRRYGRIFPETEISLRLNLMIGAGHHPYTVTGGATKFGIQISEIDRAVEIARENKLKISGLHTHIGSGVMSIEPYTSAMRKLLEIASRFRDLDFIDIGGGFGVPYRSDEKPLDIKLLGSTISRMLIESGLGDGVLKLRIEPGRFLTAEAGVLLVRVIDVKKIEENGGLRIFVGVDSGMNHLIRPALYGSYHEIISISRAGEPPEMIADIVGNICESGDVIGLRRPLPRIEEGDILAVLNTGAYGYSMASNYNMRPKPAEIVIYGGRIRLTRRRESFEDLIRLFM
- a CDS encoding class II fumarate hydratase, whose protein sequence is MKYSEKAVEVYLSTGTRFPRRIIWAMGLIKYAAAKANTELGLLDREIGEAIMKASLELSEGRYDDLVVVDVFQTGSGTGLNMNVNEIIALKASELSGLKVHPNDHVNMGQSSNDVVPSAVRISALAEVRDVLIPSLERFIESLNTLASKTDDVVKPGRTHLRDALPVTMGQEFSAYSNAFTLDLDLLKRSLEIIREIPIGGTAVGTGLNAHPRLGQMIVEEINRVAGLNLVVASSRFRAMRLLTDLISLSGVMRVLALDLMRLCQDIRLMFSGPFTGIGEIDIPQEIPGSSIMPGKTNPVTVEASMLAAAQVIGLDHSNTMAGSLGEFELSMGIPLIGYNIVMQIRLLSEAFNKMRDHVISRIEPNRERARELAERSPALVTIISPVIGYDKASEIARAVSRGLSIREALKNLGYSDEEISRILDLRRLVRPGIPAREY
- a CDS encoding DUF1122 family protein, producing the protein MNKSSNEDLEVYIECRQRELEKILRNPPRIAGDVETIIRRGRFREEYDLLFMKSGRRVFAVKIFCGRDGFRAWAEIYGVDPGIFLEIEDSIYEILSNALGPGEDLYVEYIWDEESMRLIDLGAPPQVTRIGFNLLKRGFTWFKTWYYPEGFMEGSIKIQAEKPISEVRRLEHVREICREVREFTSLWSFSRDPLILRALDRARVIDEILRCSSPT